One window from the genome of Paramisgurnus dabryanus chromosome 24, PD_genome_1.1, whole genome shotgun sequence encodes:
- the capzb gene encoding F-actin-capping protein subunit beta isoform X2, with product MNDQQLDCALDLMRRLPPQQIEKNLSDLIDLVPSLCEDLLSSVDQPLKIARDKVVGKDYLLCDYNRDGDSYRSPWSNKYEPPIDDGAMPSARLRKLEVEANNAFDQYRDLYFEGGVSSVYLWDLDHGFAGVILIKKAGDGSKKIKGCWDSIHVVEVQEKSSGRTAHYKLTSTVMLWLQTTKTGSGTMNLGGSLTRQMEKDETVGESSPHIANIGRLVEDMENKIRSTLNEIYFGKTKDIVNGLRSVQTLADKSKQEALKNDLRNALIQRKQQS from the exons AATGACCAGCAGTTGGATTGTGCTCTGGATCTGATGAGGCGTTTGCCTCCACAACAGATTGAGAAGAATCTCAGTGACCTCATCGACCtg gtGCCCAGTCTGTGTGAAGATCTCCTGTCGTCTGTGGATCAGCCTCTGAAAATCGCTCGTGATAAAGTTGTTGGGAAAGATTATCTGTTGTGTGATTATAACCGCGATGGCGACTCCTACAG ATCTCCCTGGAGTAATAAATATGAGCCTCCGATAGATGATGGCGCCATGCCGTCCGCTCGACTTCGTAAGCTGGAGGTTGAAGCAAACAACGCTTTTGACCAATACAGAGACCT GTATTTTGAGGGCGGTGTTTCCTCTGTCTATCTGTGGGATCTGGATCATGGATTTGCTGGTGTAATCCTCATTAAGAAAGCGGGAGACGGCTCTAAAAAGATCAAGGGCTGCTGGGACTCCATTCATGTGGTGGAGGTGCAG GAGAAATCCAGCGGTCGTACGGCTCATTACAAACTCACATCGACTGTCATGCTGTGGCTGCAAACCACCAAAACCGGCTCTGGAACCATGAACCTGGGAGGAAGTCTTACCAGACAG aTGGAGAAAGATGAGACGGTTGGAGAGTCTTCTCCTCACATTGCAAACATTGGGCGTCTGGTGGAG GATATGGAAAATAAGATCCGATCCACCCTGAATGAGATTTACTTCGGCAAGACTAAAGACATCGTCAACGGTCTGAG gAGCGTTCAGACGCTGGCGGATAAATCGAAGCAGGAGGCTCTGAAGAACGATCTGAGGAACGCACTTATCCAACGCAAACAGCAAAGCTAG
- the capzb gene encoding F-actin-capping protein subunit beta isoform X1, with amino-acid sequence MNDQQLDCALDLMRRLPPQQIEKNLSDLIDLVPSLCEDLLSSVDQPLKIARDKVVGKDYLLCDYNRDGDSYRSPWSNKYEPPIDDGAMPSARLRKLEVEANNAFDQYRDLYFEGGVSSVYLWDLDHGFAGVILIKKAGDGSKKIKGCWDSIHVVEVQEKSSGRTAHYKLTSTVMLWLQTTKTGSGTMNLGGSLTRQMEKDETVGESSPHIANIGRLVEDMENKIRSTLNEIYFGKTKDIVNGLRSIESLPDNQKYRQLQRELSQVLTQRQIYID; translated from the exons AATGACCAGCAGTTGGATTGTGCTCTGGATCTGATGAGGCGTTTGCCTCCACAACAGATTGAGAAGAATCTCAGTGACCTCATCGACCtg gtGCCCAGTCTGTGTGAAGATCTCCTGTCGTCTGTGGATCAGCCTCTGAAAATCGCTCGTGATAAAGTTGTTGGGAAAGATTATCTGTTGTGTGATTATAACCGCGATGGCGACTCCTACAG ATCTCCCTGGAGTAATAAATATGAGCCTCCGATAGATGATGGCGCCATGCCGTCCGCTCGACTTCGTAAGCTGGAGGTTGAAGCAAACAACGCTTTTGACCAATACAGAGACCT GTATTTTGAGGGCGGTGTTTCCTCTGTCTATCTGTGGGATCTGGATCATGGATTTGCTGGTGTAATCCTCATTAAGAAAGCGGGAGACGGCTCTAAAAAGATCAAGGGCTGCTGGGACTCCATTCATGTGGTGGAGGTGCAG GAGAAATCCAGCGGTCGTACGGCTCATTACAAACTCACATCGACTGTCATGCTGTGGCTGCAAACCACCAAAACCGGCTCTGGAACCATGAACCTGGGAGGAAGTCTTACCAGACAG aTGGAGAAAGATGAGACGGTTGGAGAGTCTTCTCCTCACATTGCAAACATTGGGCGTCTGGTGGAG GATATGGAAAATAAGATCCGATCCACCCTGAATGAGATTTACTTCGGCAAGACTAAAGACATCGTCAACGGTCTGAG ATCTATTGAATCTCTTCCTGATAATCAAAAGTATCGTCAGTTGCAGAGGGAATTATCTCAGGTTCTGACCCAGCGTCAGATCTACATTGACTAG